A stretch of DNA from Archangium lipolyticum:
CGACGAAGACGATCTGCTTGCCCGTGGCCGAGGCCATGGCACGCGAGGACACCAGCCGGGCGGCCGCGCCCGTCTCACCCGCCACGTCGAAGGCCGCGGCGATCAGATCTCCCAGCGTCACCTGAACCTTGCGCGCGGGCTTGCTCGCCTTCGCCACCGCCCGCTTCGCCGTCCCCTTCACCTGACGCGCCACCCGATTCATCACCTGGCCACTCCGCTGGGTCTTCGCCATGGTCCGCCCTTCCCTCAAGTCTGGGTTGTCTATCCGGTTGCCCACACGCCCCACGCCGCCGCCCCACGCTCAACCCTATGAGCAATCCGTGTGCCTGAACGCAACCCCTTGAAATCACGTATATCCCACAAGGTAGGCGGCCGGGCGGGCCCATGCCAGGGACTGTCTTTTCTACAGAAGGGGGGTTGCACCCACTGGAACGAATGACCGGAACGGCACCCCGGACGGGAAAGGGAGCCGGGAGGGGAGAGAACCCCCTGCCCGGGAAGCCCTCGGGAGATCTACTGTTCATCGCTGGGTGGCAGCCATTCCGGCGAGGCCCACCCTACCCAGGGGTCGCAATGCAGAAGCAGGTCGTTCCGGCCAACGTCGAGGTGGTGGGCCAATCGCTCATGGCCATCCTCAACGCACTGGAGCTCATCAAGACGCAGGCGCAGAAGCTGCTGGCCGACCATGGCATTCCGAACATCGAGCCGGAGGGCTGGTACTCCATGCGCAACGCCATCGCCGCCATCGAGGCCATCGAGCAGAAGATCGGCCCGGTCACCATGCGCGCGGTGGGCCGTAAGGTTCCGGACCACGCCCTCTTCCCGCCCGAGGTGCGCACGCTGCGCGAGGCCCTGCAGGTGCTCAACGTGGCCTACCAGATGAACCACCGCGGGCATCAGAACGGCAACATCGGTGGCTACCACTTCGAGCCGATGGGAGAGCGCGGAGGCCGCATGGTCTGCGACACGCCCTACTCCTGCAACTTCGACCACGGCGTCATCGAGGCCATCTGCGAGCGCTTCCGGCCAAAGGACGCGACGTGGGTGCGCGTCGACCACGGCTCGGGCTGCCGGCAGAAGGGCAGCGTCGCCTGCATCTACCACATCCGTTGGTGAGGGGGCCCGCGGCTACTTCGCGGCGGGAGAGGAGAGCACGAGGATGAGCTCCCCGCCCACGTGCTTGCCGGCGCGCTGGTAGACGGAGCCCTCACGACCCAGCTCCACGTCCACGGCGGACAACTGAGGCACCTCCACGCGGAGGGTGGCGGTGTCGCCCTGCATGCGCAGCAGCCGCAGCGAGGCGTTCACCCCGTTGGGCAGCTTCACCTCGGTGGACTCCTTGCTGCCCACCTCGAGCGACTGCTGGGACAGGAGCTTGAAGGAGGTGAAGTTGAAGTTCTGACGCTGGAACGTCTCCTTCATCTTCTGGAGCGAGGAGGGCTCCACCTCGGTGCCCTTGCGCGAGACGAGCACCACCTCCACCTGCACCTTGAGCTTCTGCTGCTCCTGGGCCTGGGCCACCAGCGGAGTCAACAGCAGGCCCACCAGCGCGAGCACCAGCACGTTCATCGTCGAGTGCGTCGTCTTCACAGCTCACCTCCCTTGGGCCGGGCATCCTTGGCGGGATCATCCTTCGGGTCCAGCTCGTCGTGCTTGCCCGCGTCCCGCGAACCCTGCGGCGAAACGGCCGAGGCGTCGTGCGGGGTGTCCTGATCCACCACCCAGATGATGGTGTTGCCATCATCGGACTCGAGCACCACGGGGGCCACCTTGGCGCCCTCGGAGGCGCGAACCGCGCGCACCCGCATCCGGTCCCCGCCGTAGCCCATGGGCACCTCGTTCTGGGACATGAGCAGCGGCACGAGCACCAGCACGAGCACCGCCGCCGTGGCCAGCGAGGAGACCATGGCCGTGCGGTGGTAGAGGAAGAGCTCGGAGAGGGAGATGCGCAGCCGCTCCAGCAGGGGCGGACGCTCGGGCGTCACCCGGGCCATGACGCGCTGGGTGAAGTCCTTGAAGTCCACCTCGTCCACGGCCATCTCGAGCCCCACGCGCAACAGGGCGGACTCGGCGCGCAGGTCCGCCGCGCGGGTGGCGCAGTCGCGGCAGGCCGCCAGGTGGCGCTCCACGTTGACTCGCTCAGCGGGGGACACCTCCCCATCGATGTAGGGGGACAGCAGTGGGATGAAGCGCTCGCACGCGGGATTTCCGGCCATGTTCCTCACCCGGTGTAATGGGGGACTGGAGGGTTGGACGGCAGGTGGGGACCGATATTCCAGGTCCTTTCACTCACTGCCCACCCCGCTCTTGGCCTCGTCCAACTCCAGGTATTCACTCAGGATTTTCTGCACCTTCGCCCGCGCGTGGAAGAGCCGGCTCATCACCGTGCCCTTGGGGATGTCCAACGTGCGGGAGAGGTCCTCATAGGACATTCCCTCGATTTCGCGCAGCAGGAGGATGGCGCGATGCTTCTCGGGAACGGCCGCGAGGGCCTCCTGGATTTTCTCCGCCAATTCGCGGCGCAGCGCGCTCTTCTGGGGGTTGGTCCCCAGGCGGCTGCCCAACGCGCCGATGCGGGCCTCGGACAGGTCGTTGTTGGCGACGGACTCGTCGAACTCCTCGGTCTCCCCACCGGCGGCGCCCTTCCGACGCATCACGTCGATACAGATGTTGACGGTGATGCGGTAGAGCCAGGTGTAGAAGGACGAGTCGCCCTTGAAGTGGTCCAGGTACTTGTAGACCTTGACGAACGCCTCCTGGGAGACGTCCATCGCCTCTTCCTTGTCCTTCAGCATGCCCAGCGCGACGGCGTACACCTTCCGCTGGTAGCGTTCGACCAGGAGCTTGAAGGCGCGTTGGTCTCCGCTGCGGACACGCTTGACGAGAGTGAGATCGTCGGTAGCCAAGGGTGCGCCACCCTAGCATGAGCGCCCCGGGGCCCAAGCATTCCGTGTAACTGGCCGTTCACCGCCGGGCGGCTTCACGGCCCGGCGAGCGAAATCACCAACAGTGTTGACTGGGAAGCGGGCAGGCCCAGGCTACGCCCCCCTTCCAGGGGACCCAGCCAACGGAGGAGCTCCAGACCATGCCCGCCTACGTCTATCTCGGCATCGCCATCATCGCCGAGGTCATCGCCACCTCGGCCCTCAAGGCCACCGCGGAGTTCACCCGGCCCGGGCCCACCGCCCTGGTCGTCGTGGGCTATGGCATCGCCTTCTATTGTCTGAACCTGTCGCTGCGCTCGATTCCGGTCGGCATCGCCTACGCCATCTGGTCCGGCCTGGGCATCGTCCTGGTCGCGGTGGCCAGCTACGTGCTCTACCAGCAGAAGCTCGACCTGGCCGCCATCCTCGGCATGGCGATGATTCTCGGGGGCTGCCTCGTCATCAACCTGTTCTCGAAGAGCGCCGCCCACTGAGTCACAGGCTCCCGGTTACTCCTCCTCCCGCTCCGCCGTCACCGGAGAGGTCATCCCGTTGGCGTCCAAGGTGACCCGGAAGACGGAGACCTGGCCGTCACCGTCGAGGTCCCCCCGCGCGTAGCAGGTGACCTCCGCCTCGCCCAGGGGCGTCTCCTGCACCAGCACCTGGTACTGGTAGCGGATGCGCTCGCCGGGGGCGAAGCCGATGAGCTTCAGGTTCTCATCCGGCTCGAAGGGCACCGCCCTGCCGCCCCGCGGCACCTCCTTCGGCACCGGGCCCGCGGCGAGGAAGACGCCGTGCTCATCCCGGTAGGACTGCACGTCACCACAGAGGCGGAGCACGTTGACACGCGCCTCCTGGTTGAGGGCCTGGTCCTGCACGGGGAACCTGCGGCTGATGAAGTAGAAGGCGCCGCCGGCCACCGCCATCAGGCACGGCACGGCGAGCACCGCCGCCCCCAGGGCCACCTTCTTCCACGTGGCCATGCGCGGCTTGTCGGGAACGGGGTTCTCCACGGGGGACCCTCCTCCTCGTCAGCGAGCGCCCGCCCAGTCGCGGGGGTTGCGCAGCACCTCCACCAGCCTCGCCTCCTCGGTACCGGGAGCCGGATGGTGGTCGTAGCGCCAGCGCACCTGCGGGGGCAGCGACATGAGGATGGACTCGGTGCGCCCCTTCGTCTCCAGGCCGAAGGTGGTGCCCCGGTCCCACACGAGGTTGAACTCCACGTAGCGCCCGCGCCGCACCTCCTGCCAGAAGCGCTGCGCGTCCGAATAGGGCGTGTCCTTGCGCCGCTCGGCGATGGGCAGGTACGCGGGGAGGAAGGCCCGGCCCGCGTCCTTCACGAAGGCGAACTCGCGCTCCAGGTCGCCTCCCACGTTCTCGAAGAAGATGCCGCCCACCCCGCGCGTCTCCTCGCGGTGGCGCAGGTAGAAGTACTTGTCGCACGCCTCCTTGAAGCGCGGGTAGTACGCCGGGTCGTGCCTGTCACACACCTCCTTGTGGACCCGGTGGAAGTGCACCGCGTCCTCCTCGTGGAGGTAGTAGGGCGTCAGGTCTGCGCCGCCGCCGAACCAGGCCTTCCCGCCCTGGTGGATGAAGCGGTAGTTGGCGTGCACGGTGGGCACATACGGGTTGAGCGGGTGCAGCACGAGCGAGATGCCCGCGGCCCAGAAGGTGCGGCCCTCGCCCTGCAACTTCTTGGCGAAGGCCTCCTCCAGCTCGCCGAACACCACCGAGGTGCTCACGCCGCCCTTCTCCAGCACGGCCCCGTCCTCCAGCACGCGGCTGCGCCCACCACCGCCTCCCGGCCGCTGCCAGGGGTCCTCGCGGAACCGGGCCTTCCCATCCAGCCGCTCCAGGGCGCCGCAGATGTCGTCCTGCAACGCGTGGATGAACTCCACCATCCCCTGCTTCAACTTCTCCACGTCCACCGTCATGGGTTCTCCTGGGTCGCCACGGGCGCCTCGAACTGCACCGGGGGCACGGCGGGAGCCGTGTTGCCCGCCGCGTCGAAGACCTCCACCTTCGCGCGGTAGCTCTTGCCATCCTCCAGGGCGAAGGCGCCACTACAAGCCTCGTGCCCCACCAGGGCCACGCCATCGTGCAGCGGGGTGACGTAGTGCTGGGCCGCCACGTCCTCGCCGCGGCGCGAGAGCGTCACCACCGCGTAGGCGGGACTGTCCTCGGCCAGCGACATGCGCAGCTTGACGAAGCGCTCGGAGCCGTCGCGGGTGCGGCGGAAGAGGCCCTCGCTCACGGCGGGCCGCTTGAGCCAGCGCGGACGCGACACGTCCTGGCCCCGGCCACTGTGCCACTCGGGGGACGGGGAGCCCCCTCCGTTGAGCACCTTCACGTCGGGCAGCACGTCGTCCAGGCGCAGCGTGTAGGAGAGGCCCGGCTTGAGCGGGCCCGAGGGCCGGAGCACCACGGCGGAGCGCCCCAGGGAGCTGATCCACCCGCGCTGGATGCGCACCTCCACCTCGTGGCCATCCGCCTGGAGCCGCAGGACGCGGCCAGGCAATTCGGCCACCCGGGAGCTGAAGGCGCCGAGGCCCTCGAGCAGGAAGCGGGTATTGGTGGGCACCACCGCGCCGGGAGCGGGGAACACCTGCACCCCATCGGGGCAGGCGGCGCGTGCGGCCGGAGCGGTCAGGAAGAGGAGGACGAGGAGCGGGACGACGGGTCGCACGAGGCCAATGAGTCTGCGCTGACCCGGCGCCGGAGGCCAGTAATCCCGATGGCCTCCCCGCGGCTTTCCCCTGGCCAGGGACCTGGGAGTCATGACGCGGCCCGCCATCGGGGTCCGGAGAGGACCTCGGGAGTCCCGTGGTCGGCCCGCTCGTCACCGAGTCTTGGCCTGGCCGCCTGGTGGGCAGCTTCCCATCATGTTCCCCGTGCTCTCCCGCGACACCTGGTGAACACGGGCAGGCCGGACGCCCTCAGTGCATGGGACGGCCGTCGTCGGTGAGGACGATGGTGCCGTAGCGCGACTCGTAATTGGCGACGCCCTCCTGCAGCACCTTCAACAGGCGCTTGACGTGCTTGGGGTTCAGGATGACGCGCGAGAGCACCTTCGCGCGCACCGGATGCGGCTGGACGTGGATGAAGTCCAGGGTGAACTCCGTCTCCGTGTGGTTGACGAGGGCCATGTTCACGTACCGACCATTGGCCACATCGTCATCTATCTGAATCGGCAAGGGCTCGGGAGGCTTGGGTGTATCCGACATGGGGGGGGCATACCGCCGTCCGCGGGCCGTGACTAGACTGAGTCACGGTGAGAGCACAGCGGATGGACCCGGAGAAGACGGCGCCGTTCGAGCTGGGGCGGGGAGAGGATGCCTGCCTTCTGCTGCATGGCTTCACCGGGAGCCCCTGGGACGTGCGCCCGCTGGGCGAGGCGCTGGCGGCACGAGGCCTGTACGTGCGCGCCATCCAACTGCCGGGCCACGGCACCACCCCCGAGGCCCTGCTGAGCGTGGGACACCGGGACTGGGAGCGCGCCGCGGCCGAGGCCCTGCTGTCGCTGCGCGACCACCGGCGGGTCTTCGTGGCGGGGCTGTCCATGGGCGCCCTGCTGTCGGTGATGCTCGCGGCGGACTACCCGGAGCGCGTGCACGGGCTGGCGCTCATCGCCCCGGCGCTGCGCTTCAAGGGGCCGAAGATGTGGCTGCTCAAGCGCCTGCGCCACGCCGGCCT
This window harbors:
- a CDS encoding chaperonin produces the protein MAKTQRSGQVMNRVARQVKGTAKRAVAKASKPARKVQVTLGDLIAAAFDVAGETGAAARLVSSRAMASATGKQIVFVG
- a CDS encoding anti-sigma factor family protein, with the protein product MAGNPACERFIPLLSPYIDGEVSPAERVNVERHLAACRDCATRAADLRAESALLRVGLEMAVDEVDFKDFTQRVMARVTPERPPLLERLRISLSELFLYHRTAMVSSLATAAVLVLVLVPLLMSQNEVPMGYGGDRMRVRAVRASEGAKVAPVVLESDDGNTIIWVVDQDTPHDASAVSPQGSRDAGKHDELDPKDDPAKDARPKGGEL
- a CDS encoding RNA polymerase sigma factor; this translates as MATDDLTLVKRVRSGDQRAFKLLVERYQRKVYAVALGMLKDKEEAMDVSQEAFVKVYKYLDHFKGDSSFYTWLYRITVNICIDVMRRKGAAGGETEEFDESVANNDLSEARIGALGSRLGTNPQKSALRRELAEKIQEALAAVPEKHRAILLLREIEGMSYEDLSRTLDIPKGTVMSRLFHARAKVQKILSEYLELDEAKSGVGSE
- a CDS encoding DMT family transporter → MPAYVYLGIAIIAEVIATSALKATAEFTRPGPTALVVVGYGIAFYCLNLSLRSIPVGIAYAIWSGLGIVLVAVASYVLYQQKLDLAAILGMAMILGGCLVINLFSKSAAH
- the hemF gene encoding oxygen-dependent coproporphyrinogen oxidase — translated: MTVDVEKLKQGMVEFIHALQDDICGALERLDGKARFREDPWQRPGGGGGRSRVLEDGAVLEKGGVSTSVVFGELEEAFAKKLQGEGRTFWAAGISLVLHPLNPYVPTVHANYRFIHQGGKAWFGGGADLTPYYLHEEDAVHFHRVHKEVCDRHDPAYYPRFKEACDKYFYLRHREETRGVGGIFFENVGGDLEREFAFVKDAGRAFLPAYLPIAERRKDTPYSDAQRFWQEVRRGRYVEFNLVWDRGTTFGLETKGRTESILMSLPPQVRWRYDHHPAPGTEEARLVEVLRNPRDWAGAR
- a CDS encoding DUF3467 domain-containing protein, whose translation is MSDTPKPPEPLPIQIDDDVANGRYVNMALVNHTETEFTLDFIHVQPHPVRAKVLSRVILNPKHVKRLLKVLQEGVANYESRYGTIVLTDDGRPMH
- a CDS encoding alpha/beta hydrolase, translating into MDPEKTAPFELGRGEDACLLLHGFTGSPWDVRPLGEALAARGLYVRAIQLPGHGTTPEALLSVGHRDWERAAAEALLSLRDHRRVFVAGLSMGALLSVMLAADYPERVHGLALIAPALRFKGPKMWLLKRLRHAGLLERVKPWVEKTGTDLSDPAVLAEAPILPAFPSARLQDLWTLQDAAMEALPRVRCPALVAVAEQDHVVDPEGGRFLARGLTASPQVRHISLQDGFHIIPRDRGGPLLASEVGTFFDRLRLSDSPTRPAAGIR